The Ancylobacter sp. SL191 nucleotide sequence CAGGAACCAGCCGCGCTTGTCGATGCCGACGCGCTTGGCCCTAAGCCCCTTGGCCTCGAGCTGCGCGACGAGGAAGCGCACCGGCTCGTCCGTATCCTGATAGATCGCGGCGTCGGTGATGAAGGTGTTTGCGACGAAGTTGAAATATTCGAGCTGACGGACGATGAAGACCGGATCGCCCTCGACCGGCAGCACCAGCGCCTGGAAGGTGTAATAGCCGGGCGTCTGCTGGCCGGTGAGATAGAAGATGTTCTCCGGGCCGGTGACGACCATGGCGTCGAGGCCGGCCGCGACCAGCCCATCGCGGGCGCGGGCGACGCGGGCGTCGTATTCGGCTTTCGGGAAGGCTGATTCCTGTCCCTGAACCACGCTGCTGATGGCGGTCATGTTACGAGAACTCCTTGATGAGATGCGTGGCGTTCGCATCGAAGGTCAGGCCGACGCCCGGCATGTCCGGGGCGGCGACGCGGCCATCGGCATAGGCGAGGCCGGGGGCGGGATCGTTGGTGAGGCCGTCGGCGCCGTAGAGTTCGGCGAAGCGTGGGCCGGTGGCGAGTGCCACATGCAGGGCGGCAGCGGTGGCAAGGCCGCCCTCGTTCATCTGGCCGATCATAAAAGGCACGCCAGCGGCGGTGAGGCGGCGTGCGGCGGCAAGCGTGGGAGCGATGCCCCCGAGCTTCACCAGCTTGAGATGCGCCATCAGTCCGTTGCCACTCGCGGCGATGCGGTCGACGTCCTCAAGGCCCTTCACGCTCTCATCCAGCATGATCGGCAGCGGACTGACGCGGGCGAGGCGATCGAGCGCTCCCCAGTCGCCGGGCGCGATGGGCTGCTCGACATAGGCAAGATCATGCGCGGCGAGGGCCGCGAGATGGCCGCGCGCCGCCTCCTCGCTCCAGGCGCCATTGGCGTCGGCGGCGATCTTCACCGCCTTGCCGAAGCGTGCGCGCAGCAAGGCGATGCGGCGCAGATCCTCGCCGATGTCGCCGGCGCCGATGCGCACCTTCAGGTCGCGGAAGCCGCGCGCGACATAGGCCTCGGCCTGGGCGATGAAGGTGGCGTCGTCGGAGACGAATAGGGTCTGGTTGGTAGCGTGGGCGACAGCCGTTTCCGCCGGCGCGCCGAGAAAATGGGCGAGTGGCAGGCCGGCGCGCTTCGCGGCGCGGTCATGCAGCGCGCCGTCGATCAGCATACGCACCGAGGCGCTCGCTAAGCGGAAGGCCGCTGGCGGCTCGGCGAGGAGGGTGGCGGCGTCCGGGCTGAAATCCAGCGCGCCGACGACGTCGACCGCTTCCGCCAGCACCTGCTCGGGGTCGAGGCCATTGAGATAGGCGATGTTGAGGCGCACCTCGCCCACCGCGACCGTCTTGCCGTCGTCGAGGCGTAGATAGAGGGTGTCCAGCCCGTCGATGCGGCCGGAGGAGGCGGTGTGGAGCACCAGCCCCCCGCCATAAGTCAGCAGCGCGCGATGAAGCGAGACCCGCATCTCAGGCACTCAACATATTGCGGGCAATGTCGCGGTAGATCAGCGCCGAGAGCTCGAACTCGTCCACCGGCACGAACTCGTCCGCCTTGTGGGCGACGGAGAGCGAGCCGGGGCCGATCACCACGCCTTCCGCCCCCGTGGAGCGGAAATGCACGAGGTCGCAGGCGCCCTGGAAGCCGAAGGGGCCGGCCTCGCTGATGCCGTGGGCGCGGCAGGCGGCAAGGCTGGCCTGCACAATGGGGCGATCCGGCGCGGTTTCGGTGGCGCCGCCGGTGGTCGGCTTCCACTCAAGGATTTCCGCCCGCAGGCCGAAACGCCGATGCGCTTCCGTGAGCAGCGCGGCAATGTCCGCCTTTACGGCCGCTTCATCCTCGCCGGGCACGAGGCGGCGGTCGAGCAGCAGGTCGCAGGCGCCGGGCAGCACATTGTCGGCATGCCCGCCCTGGATGCGGGTAACAGTCAGGCTGGCGCCGCCCACCAGCGGGTGGGTGCGGTGGCGCACATCGCTCTCATGGGTCTGCGCGATCAGGCCGAGCAGTTCCCCCGCGCGCAGCACGGCATTCTCGCCCAGATGCGGCGAGCCGGAATGGGCGGGCACGCCGAGCACCCGCACCAGCGGGCGCAGGCTGCCCTTATGGGCGGAATAGACGGTGTTGGAGGTCGGTTCGCCCACCACGGCAAAGTCGATGGTTGGCTTGCGCGAGGCATAGAGCTTGGCGCCTTCGCTGGCGACTTCCTCGTCGGCGACGAAGACAGCGAGCAGGGTGCCCGACCAACTCGCGCGGTCCGCCGCGAGAAGGCGCACCGCCTCCAGCATGGCGGCAAGTGGGCCCTTGCAGTCACAAGCCCCACGGCCGAACAGCTTGCCGCCCTCGGCGCGCAGCATGAAGGGGTCGGAATTCCAGCCCTCGCCGGCCGGCACTACGTCCATATGGGTGTTGAAAGCGAAGACCGGGCCGGGGCCGTTCACCAGCTTCGCTTCCACATTCACCCGGCCGGGCTTGTACTCGTCGAGGCTGACCTCGAAGCCCAGCGGCGCGAGAGCATCGCGGATGTAATGCGCGACCTCGATCTCGCGGCCGGCTGGGTTCTCGCTGCGGATGGCGACGAGGTCGGCCAGCGCGCGCGTCATGCGGGCGGCGTCGAGGGCGGGGGCAGACACCATGAGGGGCACTCGTCAGTGAAGGATCTGGTCGAGGAAGCGGCGGGCGCGCTCATTGACGGAGCCGCCGAAGAAGGCCTCGCTCGAGGCGGTCTCGACGACCTGACCGTTCTCCATGAACACGATCTTGTCGGCGGCCCGGCGGGCGAAGCCCATCTCATGGGTGACGACGAGGCTGGTCATGCCTTCCGCCGAGAGCTCGGCCATGACGTCGAGCACCTCGCGGATCATTTCCGGGTCGAGCGCCGAGGTCGGCTCGTCATAGAGCATCAGCTTCGGCTTCATCGCCAGCGCGCGGGCAATGGCGACGCGCTGCTGCTGGCCGCCCGAGAGTTCGTCCGGGAAGGCGTCCGCCTTGTCGGGGATGCGCACCTTGCCGAGCAACTCCAGCGCGAGATCATGCGCGTCGGCGCGCGACAGGCCGTTCACTTTCATCGGCGCGAGCATGATGTTCTCGGCGGCCGAGAGGTGCTGAAACAGCTCGAAATTCTGGAACACCATGCCGATGTCGCGGCGGATGCGGGCGGCGTGCTTGCGTTCGCGGGTGATGTTCGCGCCCTCGAAGAAAATGTCGCCGCCATCGGCTGGCTCCAGCAGGTTCACGCAGCGCAGCAGCGTCGATTTACCTGAGCCGGACGGGCCGATGAGCACCACCGTCTCGCCACGCGCGACGTCGAGGGAGCAGCCTTTCAGCGCGTGGAAGCTGCCGAAATGCTTGTCGATGCCGATGATCTCGAGCAGCTTCTCGCCGGTAGGGGATCGGGGCGCGACGGGCGTGGTGTCAGCGGACATCGGCGCTCTCCGTGGCCAGCAGCAGCCGGTCGACCAGCGGGCGTTTTTCGCGGCGGCGGTGCTTCTTGGGGTCGAGGCTGCGCTCCATCATCGCCTGCAGGATCATGAAGATGGTGGTGAGCGCGAGGTAGTAGACGCCGGCGGCGGTCAGCGCTTCGAGATAACGGAACGAGGCGCTGGCGGTCTGGTTGGCGACCAGCAGCAATTCCTCGACGGCGATCACCGAGACCAGCGCGCTGGTCTTCAGCATGCCGATCATCTGGTTACCCATGGGCGGGAGCACGATACGGGCGGCCTGCGGCAGCACGATCCAACGCATGACCTGCCCGGTGGTGAGTCCGAGCGCGAGTCCGGCGGTGCGCTGGCCCTTCTTCACCGCGTCGAGGCCCGAGCGCAGGATCTCCGCCATATAGGCGCCCTCGTTCAGGGCGAGGGCGATCACCGCGCTGAGAAAGGCCGACAGGCGAATGCCGAAGGTCGGCAGCACGTTGTAGATGAAGATGATCTGGAACAGCACCGGCGTGCCGCGGAACAGCCAGACATAGATCAGGGTGAAGATCTGCAGGGGACGTATTCGCGTCTCCTGCAGCAGGGCAATAACGAGGCCGGCCAGCACGCCGAAGAACAGCGCAGTGACCGTGATCAGCAGCGTCAGCAGCGCGCCGTGGAAGAAGGCGGGCGAGACGATGTAGTCGAGGACGATATCGAACGACATCATGCGCGTCTTCTCCGTGTGCTGGCGGCCTCGATAGCGGGTGGGGCGATCAGTTGAAGATCGACACCGAGGCCGGCAGGCTCCACTTCTTGATCAGCGTCGCATAGGTGCCGTCGGCGACGATTTCCTTCAGCGCGGCCTTCAGCGCTTCCTGCATCGCGGTGTCGCCCTTGCGGGTGGCCATGCCGATCGAGGTGTTGGATTCGAATTCGGTGCCGGCAGTTTCGAAGGCGCCCGGCATCTTCTGCAGGATCTCGGCCGCGCCGGGGGTGGAGTCGTAATAGGCGTCGGCGCGGCCTTGGCCGAGCGCCAGAGCGGAATCCTGCGCGGTCGGGAAGGTGAGCACCTTCACGGCGGCAAGGCCCTTGTCCTTGCAATTCTTGTCGTCGGCGCGGGCCTGGCTTTCCTGGATGCCGCCCAACGTCACGGCGATGCTTTTGCCGCACAGGCTGTCGTCGCGCCCGGTGATCTTGGCGGGGTTGCCGGCCTGCACCATCACCATGTTGCCGATCTTGAGATACGGCACGAAGTCGACCTGCTCGGCCCGGGCCGGGTTCATGTACATGGCCGAGTTGATGATATCGATGCGGCCACCCTGCAGCGCGGGAATAAGGCCCTTGAACTCCATGTTCAGCGGCTTGGGCGTGGCGCCGAGCTTCTTGCCGAGAGCCTCGATCATGTCGATGTCGAAGCCGGTCAGCTTGCCATCCTTCTGGAACTCGAACGGCGCGAAGGTCGCGGCGACGCCATAGGTGAGCGCGCCGGCCTCGACGAGGCCGGTCTTGGGCAGCTCGGCAGCCGCGGCGGCGTGCATCAGGCCGAGCGGGATAATGAACGCGGCAACCACTTTGCGGAACATGCGGATCCCCTGTGCGATCTGGATGAGGTTGGATTGGGCCGGCACTGATTGCACTAATTGATGCGGTTTATACAAAATGGCTGCGGCGCGTGAGTCAAGCTTTGGCTACTCCTTAAGCTGCACAAACTATGGGCGGCGATTGCCCAAGAGCTAGCGTCTTTGGGGTTTGTGAGGCTAGGATCGAAGGGTGGTCGTGCATTATCAGGATGAGTGATAGTGGCAAGGCCGCTTCTGTCGGCTTGTCGAAGCGTCATCTCATATTGTATGGATCGGCATATTTCATACAAATTCGGTGTTCTATGGCGCGCACGTCACGTCCGAACCGGGTTCGCCTGGCGAATCAGATCCTGGAGACCATCCGGGGCGGTCGCTTTGAGGTCGGCCATCATCTGCGCGAGCAGCAGATGGGGGACCTGCTGCAGGTCTCGCGGACCCCGGTGCGCGCGGCGCTGGCACTGCTTGCCGAGCACGGCGTGGTGGAGGCCCGGCGCAATCAGGGGTTCTTCCTCAAGGCGACGCCGGAGGAACTGCATCGCCTCAGCCTGGAAGTCCCGCTGACCGCCGATCAGGATCTCTACAGCGACATCGTCAATGATCGCCTCGCCGATCGTCTGCCGGTGTCCTTCACCCAGGCCGAGATCGCGCGGCGCTATGATGTCGACCGCATGCTGCTCCAGCGCACGCTCTCGCGCCTTGTCGACGACGGCCTGCTGGAGCGCAATGCCGGGCGCGGCTGGACCTTCCTGCCGACGCTGGATACCGGCCTTGCCCTGCAGAACAGCTATGACTTCCGCCGGACGCTGGAACCGCAGGGCCTTCTGCTGCCGACCTTCCGGCTCGATGCGGGGGCGCTGGAGCGGCTGCGCATCCAGCACCACTATCTCGAATCCCACCCTCGGATCGCTTCGGTCGATGCCCGCCAGCTCTTCGACACCGACGCCCATTTCCACGAGACCATCGCCGGCTTCAGCGGCAACATCTTCTTATTGCAGGCGATTCAGCAGCAGAACCGCCTGCGGCGCCTGCTGGAATTCGGTGGCTATGTGAACCGGCGCCGCGTGCGTGACTGGTGCCGCGAGCATCTCGCCATCCTTGATGCGCTGGCCGCCGGCGATAATCCTCGGGCGGCGGAGCTGATGCTCGCCCATCTCGGCAATGCCTATCGCGCGGTGCCGGCCTTTACCGGCACGGCGGCGGGGAGTGTTGCGCCATGACGCTGCTGCTGGTTCGCCATGCGACGCTATTGCCGGCGCTGGACGGCATGATCGCCGGGATGTTTGCGGCCGCCCGCGGTGCAACGCTGGTGTCGCTCACCAGCGGTGGGGCGGGTCATGGCCGTTTCGACTGCATGCAACATGTTCTGGCGCATGGCGAATTAGCTCCCAATGGCCTGATCTGGGCCGAGCGGGCGAGCGGGCGGGCTGTGCCCCCGCCAGTCGATCGCGGTGCGGTGGTGCGGCTGCCCGGAACGGTGGTCGTGCCGCTCAATCCGGCGCTGCCGGCCCATGAGGAGGCGCAGGCTCGCCTGCTCGCCACCGCCGCCCGCGCGGGCCGTCCGGTCGAGCTTTTCGTGGTGAGTGAGGTGGACGATGTGTACATCTTGCGCACCGCCACGGACGAAAGCGTGGTGGGGCACTGGCGCCTCGATGCCTATGGTCGCCCGGTCGCCGCCGACGCTGTGACGCCGGGCGGTGAGGCTCTGCGGGTGCTGCTGGTGGGGCCGGAGGATCACCAGCGCGAGGTGTACCCCGCAACCATCGCCGCTCTCGGCGATGCTGCCGACGCGCTGGGCGTCCCGCTTGATCTGCGCTTCATCGATCCGCGCGAGGAACCGGACTGGGACCGGGTGCTTAGGGACGCTGACGGCCTGATCCTGCCCGGTGGCTCGGACATGGAGCAGGTGCGCGGCCAGATCGACGCCGCCCGCGCCGCCATCCGCCGCGACCTTCCCACCGTCGGGCTCTGCCTAGGCATGCAGACCATGGCGACGGCGGTGGCGCAGGAGATCTGCGGCCTCAACGACGTGAACCTCGCCGAGGCGGACCCCGACGCGCAAACCAAGAGTTTCGTGCGGCTGCATGATGAGCATGACCGGCCGCTGCATCGTCTCGGCCTCCAGTCCTGCCGCCTCACGCCCGGCAGTCGCCTGGCCGCCCTGGCGGGCGTCGAGAGCCTCGACGTGCTGTGCAACCACCGTTTCGTGCTCGACCCGGCGCTGGAGCCGCGCCTTGTTGAAGCGGGGCTTGTCGTCTGCGCCCGGCAGGCCGGGAACGACCATGCCGATGCCATCGAGGTGCCGGCGCTGCGCTTTTTCCTGGCCATGCAGGGCCATCCCGAACTGTCGAGCCGCCCGGGCGCTCCGCATCCTCTGCTCGCCGGCTTCCTCGCGGCGATCCGGGGCGTCTGACCCGCTAACCAGTCGTGGCGGTTTGTTTAGTGATCCGCCGTCCCCGGTGCCGCCCATAAGTCGATCTGGCATTACATATACTGGATGATGTCTTTGCCGCAGCGGCTGGAACGCTGCGTTGCAGCATCGAATTGCGCTTGCATTGTTGAGTGATGCCCATTTAACTAAACACAAAGCTAAACGTGACCGGCCGCGCCGGAACGCGAAGGCCAACCGAGGGGGCAAAGACCCACCTCGATCTCTGGGAGGAGAGCATGCTGAAGAAGTGGATACCCCTTCTCGGGGTCGCGGCCCTATGCGGGTCGCTGTCCGTGCCGCAGGCCGCCAAGGCGGAACAGTTGACGCTGTGCTGGGCGGCGTGGGATCCGGCCAATGCGCTGGTCGAGCTCTCCAAGGGCTTCACCGCCAAGACCGGCATCGACATGAAGTTCGAGTTCGTGCCGTGGACCAGCTATGCCGACCGCTTCCTCAATGAGCTGAATTCACGCGGCAAGCTGTGCGATCTCATCATCGGTGACAGCCAGTGGATCGGCGGCGCCGCCGAGAACGGTCATTACGTCAAGCTGAACGACTTCTTCGCCAAGGAAGGCATCAAGATGGATGACTTCGTGCCGGCGACGGTGGTCGGTTATTCCGAATGGCCGAAGAATACGCCGAACTACTGGGCGCTGCCGGCGATGGGCGACGTCGTCGGCTGGACCTACCGCAAGGATTGGTTCGAGCGGCCGGAACTGCAGAAGGAATTCAAGGCCAAGTATGGATGGGATCTCGCCGCGCCCAAGACCTACACCCAGCTCAAGCAGATCGCCGAGTTCTTCCAGAAGCGGCAGATCGACGGCAAGACCGTCTATGGCGCCTCGATCTACACCGAGCGCGGCTCGGAAGGCATCACCATGGGCGTGACGAACGTCCTGTATGACTGGGGCTTCATGTATGACAACCCCAAGAAGCCCTATGACATGCAGGGCTATGTCAACTCGCCTGAGGCGGTGAAGGGGCTGGAGTTCTACAAGGCGCTCTATGATTGCTGCACGCCGCCCGGCAGCTCCAACGTCTATATGGTGGAATCGGCCGACGCGTTCAAATCCGGCCAGGTGGCGATGCAGATGAACTTCGCCTTCACCTGGCCCGGCCTCTACAAGGACGAGAAGGTCGGCGGCAACCGCATCGGCTTCTTCCCCAACCCGGCCGAGAAGTACCATTTCGCCCAGCTCGGCGGGCAGGGCATCTCTGTCGTGTCCTATTCGAGCAAGCGCGATGCGGCGCTCCAGTACATCAAGTGGTTCGCCCAGCCGGACGTGCAGGCCAAGTGGTGGGAGCTCGGCGGCTATTCCTGCCTGAAGTCGGTGGTCGACGCGCCCGGCTTCAAGAGCAGCCAGCCCTATGCGACAGCCTTCCTCGAATCCATGGCCATCGTGAAGGATTTCTGGGCCGAGCCGAGCTATGCCGAGCTCCTCCAGGCCATGCAGAAGCGGGTGCATGACTATGTCATCGCCGGCAAGGGCACGGCGAAAGAGGCGCTGGACGGCCTCGAGAAGGACTGGACCAAGATCTTCAAGGACGACGGCAAGATCTGATCCGCGCCGGCGGGGGCGCCCAAGCGCGGGCGCTCCCTGCCACGCCGACCAGCCTCACGCCGCTCATGCGACGGGCCTCCTTCGGCCCCTCCCTGGGGCGGGACCGCCGGCAGATATCCCCGCTCTTGCCGCGTCCCGCCTCTTTTTCTCATCGGCCGGCGTCACCCAGGGTGACGCGGCCCGACGGCCGGGATGCGCCTCCCGCCCCGACTAAGCTCTCATCACACCGGGTATGCTTGTGACCGCTTCCCACGAGACCCTTACAGACAAAATGACCGAGGCCGCCGTGCGTGCGACGCCGCAGGCTGTCGCCCTCCGGGTGCGCGGCCTCTCCGACAGGGCCATCGCCTGGCTCTTCATCGCCCCGACCATCGTGCTCCTGCTGGCGATCAACATCTTCCCGCTGTTCTGGGCGATCTATCTGTCCTTCACCAATTACCGGGCCAACCGGCCCAACGCGGTGGTGCAGAATGTCGGGCTCGGCAATTACGAGCGGGTGCTGAACGACCCGGACATCTGGGCGTCGATGCAGACGACGGCGCATTTCGTGTTCTGGACCATCGTGCTGCAGACGGTGATCGGCTTCAGCCTCGCCTTTCTGCTCGACCGCAAGTTCCGCGGCCACGCCTTCTGGACCACGCTCATCCTCATTCCGATGATGCTGTCGCCGGCGGTGGTCGGTAATTTCTGGCGCTTCCTCTACGAGCCGCAGATCGGGCTGTTCGCCTATGCGGTGTCGTTCCTCACGGGTATTCCGACCTCCGAGATCCAGATGCTCGGCAGCGTCAATCTCGCGCCCTGGGCGATCATCATCGTCGATACCTGGATGTGGACGCCCTATGTGATGCTGATCTGCCTCGCCGGGCTGCGCTCCATTCCCGATTACATCTATGAGGCGGCCGAGGTCGACCGCGCCTCCAACTGGCGGCAGTTCTGGTCGATCACCGTGCCGATGGCGCTGCCCTTCATCATGCTGGCGGTGCTGTTCCGCGGCATCGAGAACTTCAAGATGTTCGACATGGTGAACCTGCTCACCGGCGGTGGGCCCGGCTCCACCACCGAGGTCGCCTCCATCGCGCTGAAGCGCGCCGCCTTCGAGGCGTGGGCCACCGGCCGCTCCTCGGCCTTCGCCATCATCCTCTTCGTCGCGGTGTTCGGCCTCGCCAACATCTATGTGAAGGCGCTCAACAAGGTGAAGCAGAGATGAGCCAGTCGCCTGCATCATCCGCCAAAACGCCCCCGATGACGGCGGCCCATTCCGTCGTCGAGCCGAGCCGCACCTCCAAGCGTGTCGCCGCGACGCTGGTGATCCTCTATGCGCTGATCACCATGGTGCCGCTGGTGTGGATTTTCCTCACCAGCATCAAGTCGCCGCCGGACTCGATCTCCTACCCGCCCAAGATCCTGTTCACGCCGTCGCTCGAAGGCTATTGCAACCTCTTCACCACCCGCACGCGGCAGACGCCGGACTACATCGCCAACCTGCCGCCGCCGTCGAACCTGTGCGATGAGGTGACGCGCGAGCGCAATATGGTCATCGCCGGCCCGTCGAACTTCCTGCCGCGCTTCGCCAATTCGCTCATCATCGCCTTCGGCTCGACTTTCCTCGCGGTCGGGCTCGGTACGCTCGCGGCCTATGGCTTCTCGCGCTTCAAGGTGCCGCTGGCCGATGACCTGCTGTTCTTCATCCTGTCGACCCGGATGATGCCGCCGATCGCGGTCGCCATCCCGATCTACCTGATGTACCGCCAGCTCGGCCTGTCCGACACCGCGCTCGGCATGATCCTGCTCTACACGGCGGTGAACGTGTCGCTCGCGGTCTGGCTGCTCAAGGGGTTCATCGACGAGATCCCGCGTGAATATGAGGAAGCCGCGATGATCGATGGCTACACGCGGCTTCAGGCCTTCCGCAAGGTGGTGCTGCCGCAGGCCACCACCGGCATCGCCGCTACCGCGATCTTCTGCCTGATCTTCGCCTGGAACGAATACGCCTTCGCCGCGCTGCTCACCTCCGGCACCGCCCAGACCGCGCCGCCCTTCATCCCCACCATCATCGGCGAGGGCGGGCAGGACTGGCCGGCGGTCGCGGCGGGCACGACGATCTTCCTGGTGCCGATCCTCGTCTTCACCATCCTGCTGCGCAAACAGCTGCTGCGCGGCATCACCTTCGGGGCGGTGCGCAAATGAGCGACATCTCACGCG carries:
- a CDS encoding mandelate racemase/muconate lactonizing enzyme family protein encodes the protein MRVSLHRALLTYGGGLVLHTASSGRIDGLDTLYLRLDDGKTVAVGEVRLNIAYLNGLDPEQVLAEAVDVVGALDFSPDAATLLAEPPAAFRLASASVRMLIDGALHDRAAKRAGLPLAHFLGAPAETAVAHATNQTLFVSDDATFIAQAEAYVARGFRDLKVRIGAGDIGEDLRRIALLRARFGKAVKIAADANGAWSEEAARGHLAALAAHDLAYVEQPIAPGDWGALDRLARVSPLPIMLDESVKGLEDVDRIAASGNGLMAHLKLVKLGGIAPTLAAARRLTAAGVPFMIGQMNEGGLATAAALHVALATGPRFAELYGADGLTNDPAPGLAYADGRVAAPDMPGVGLTFDANATHLIKEFS
- a CDS encoding carbohydrate ABC transporter permease, producing MTEAAVRATPQAVALRVRGLSDRAIAWLFIAPTIVLLLAINIFPLFWAIYLSFTNYRANRPNAVVQNVGLGNYERVLNDPDIWASMQTTAHFVFWTIVLQTVIGFSLAFLLDRKFRGHAFWTTLILIPMMLSPAVVGNFWRFLYEPQIGLFAYAVSFLTGIPTSEIQMLGSVNLAPWAIIIVDTWMWTPYVMLICLAGLRSIPDYIYEAAEVDRASNWRQFWSITVPMALPFIMLAVLFRGIENFKMFDMVNLLTGGGPGSTTEVASIALKRAAFEAWATGRSSAFAIILFVAVFGLANIYVKALNKVKQR
- a CDS encoding ABC transporter substrate-binding protein, producing MFRKVVAAFIIPLGLMHAAAAAELPKTGLVEAGALTYGVAATFAPFEFQKDGKLTGFDIDMIEALGKKLGATPKPLNMEFKGLIPALQGGRIDIINSAMYMNPARAEQVDFVPYLKIGNMVMVQAGNPAKITGRDDSLCGKSIAVTLGGIQESQARADDKNCKDKGLAAVKVLTFPTAQDSALALGQGRADAYYDSTPGAAEILQKMPGAFETAGTEFESNTSIGMATRKGDTAMQEALKAALKEIVADGTYATLIKKWSLPASVSIFN
- a CDS encoding GntR family transcriptional regulator — encoded protein: MARTSRPNRVRLANQILETIRGGRFEVGHHLREQQMGDLLQVSRTPVRAALALLAEHGVVEARRNQGFFLKATPEELHRLSLEVPLTADQDLYSDIVNDRLADRLPVSFTQAEIARRYDVDRMLLQRTLSRLVDDGLLERNAGRGWTFLPTLDTGLALQNSYDFRRTLEPQGLLLPTFRLDAGALERLRIQHHYLESHPRIASVDARQLFDTDAHFHETIAGFSGNIFLLQAIQQQNRLRRLLEFGGYVNRRRVRDWCREHLAILDALAAGDNPRAAELMLAHLGNAYRAVPAFTGTAAGSVAP
- a CDS encoding M20 family metallopeptidase — encoded protein: MVSAPALDAARMTRALADLVAIRSENPAGREIEVAHYIRDALAPLGFEVSLDEYKPGRVNVEAKLVNGPGPVFAFNTHMDVVPAGEGWNSDPFMLRAEGGKLFGRGACDCKGPLAAMLEAVRLLAADRASWSGTLLAVFVADEEVASEGAKLYASRKPTIDFAVVGEPTSNTVYSAHKGSLRPLVRVLGVPAHSGSPHLGENAVLRAGELLGLIAQTHESDVRHRTHPLVGGASLTVTRIQGGHADNVLPGACDLLLDRRLVPGEDEAAVKADIAALLTEAHRRFGLRAEILEWKPTTGGATETAPDRPIVQASLAACRAHGISEAGPFGFQGACDLVHFRSTGAEGVVIGPGSLSVAHKADEFVPVDEFELSALIYRDIARNMLSA
- a CDS encoding amino acid ABC transporter permease, giving the protein MMSFDIVLDYIVSPAFFHGALLTLLITVTALFFGVLAGLVIALLQETRIRPLQIFTLIYVWLFRGTPVLFQIIFIYNVLPTFGIRLSAFLSAVIALALNEGAYMAEILRSGLDAVKKGQRTAGLALGLTTGQVMRWIVLPQAARIVLPPMGNQMIGMLKTSALVSVIAVEELLLVANQTASASFRYLEALTAAGVYYLALTTIFMILQAMMERSLDPKKHRRREKRPLVDRLLLATESADVR
- a CDS encoding ABC transporter substrate-binding protein, with the protein product MLKKWIPLLGVAALCGSLSVPQAAKAEQLTLCWAAWDPANALVELSKGFTAKTGIDMKFEFVPWTSYADRFLNELNSRGKLCDLIIGDSQWIGGAAENGHYVKLNDFFAKEGIKMDDFVPATVVGYSEWPKNTPNYWALPAMGDVVGWTYRKDWFERPELQKEFKAKYGWDLAAPKTYTQLKQIAEFFQKRQIDGKTVYGASIYTERGSEGITMGVTNVLYDWGFMYDNPKKPYDMQGYVNSPEAVKGLEFYKALYDCCTPPGSSNVYMVESADAFKSGQVAMQMNFAFTWPGLYKDEKVGGNRIGFFPNPAEKYHFAQLGGQGISVVSYSSKRDAALQYIKWFAQPDVQAKWWELGGYSCLKSVVDAPGFKSSQPYATAFLESMAIVKDFWAEPSYAELLQAMQKRVHDYVIAGKGTAKEALDGLEKDWTKIFKDDGKI
- a CDS encoding glutamine amidotransferase-related protein, giving the protein MTLLLVRHATLLPALDGMIAGMFAAARGATLVSLTSGGAGHGRFDCMQHVLAHGELAPNGLIWAERASGRAVPPPVDRGAVVRLPGTVVVPLNPALPAHEEAQARLLATAARAGRPVELFVVSEVDDVYILRTATDESVVGHWRLDAYGRPVAADAVTPGGEALRVLLVGPEDHQREVYPATIAALGDAADALGVPLDLRFIDPREEPDWDRVLRDADGLILPGGSDMEQVRGQIDAARAAIRRDLPTVGLCLGMQTMATAVAQEICGLNDVNLAEADPDAQTKSFVRLHDEHDRPLHRLGLQSCRLTPGSRLAALAGVESLDVLCNHRFVLDPALEPRLVEAGLVVCARQAGNDHADAIEVPALRFFLAMQGHPELSSRPGAPHPLLAGFLAAIRGV
- a CDS encoding amino acid ABC transporter ATP-binding protein — translated: MSADTTPVAPRSPTGEKLLEIIGIDKHFGSFHALKGCSLDVARGETVVLIGPSGSGKSTLLRCVNLLEPADGGDIFFEGANITRERKHAARIRRDIGMVFQNFELFQHLSAAENIMLAPMKVNGLSRADAHDLALELLGKVRIPDKADAFPDELSGGQQQRVAIARALAMKPKLMLYDEPTSALDPEMIREVLDVMAELSAEGMTSLVVTHEMGFARRAADKIVFMENGQVVETASSEAFFGGSVNERARRFLDQILH
- a CDS encoding carbohydrate ABC transporter permease, giving the protein MTAAHSVVEPSRTSKRVAATLVILYALITMVPLVWIFLTSIKSPPDSISYPPKILFTPSLEGYCNLFTTRTRQTPDYIANLPPPSNLCDEVTRERNMVIAGPSNFLPRFANSLIIAFGSTFLAVGLGTLAAYGFSRFKVPLADDLLFFILSTRMMPPIAVAIPIYLMYRQLGLSDTALGMILLYTAVNVSLAVWLLKGFIDEIPREYEEAAMIDGYTRLQAFRKVVLPQATTGIAATAIFCLIFAWNEYAFAALLTSGTAQTAPPFIPTIIGEGGQDWPAVAAGTTIFLVPILVFTILLRKQLLRGITFGAVRK